From a region of the Bradyrhizobium manausense genome:
- a CDS encoding calcium:proton antiporter, with translation MSAHGPMPRSSWIFPALAVLLFLIVTATGYGFEMSAGGGLFAIVLLVILFGTVFAAVHHSEVIAERIGEPYGTLLLTLAVTIIEVALITTIMLGDKPAPELARDTVFAVVMIVCNGLVGLCIFIGGVRYREQGFQLSGANVYLSVLIALATLTLIMPNYTLTTPGPIYSALQLGFVDLVTIVLYGVFLYTQTVLHKDYFVHERAEGESGEAHLSGKMLALSVALLLISLLAVVLLAKKFSLVVDAVADRIGAPPAFAGLLVALLILMPEGVSAIAAARKNDLQKSINLALGSSLATIGLTIPAVGLATYVIDQPLVLGLNPQNTALLFLTFLLSMLTFGTGRTNVLFGLVHMVVFAVYAFMVFVP, from the coding sequence ATGAGTGCACACGGACCGATGCCGCGGTCGTCATGGATCTTTCCCGCTCTGGCGGTGCTGCTGTTTCTGATCGTCACCGCGACCGGCTACGGCTTCGAGATGTCGGCCGGCGGCGGCCTGTTCGCGATCGTCCTGCTGGTGATCCTGTTCGGCACCGTGTTCGCGGCCGTGCACCACTCCGAGGTGATCGCGGAGCGGATCGGCGAGCCCTACGGCACGCTGCTGCTCACGCTCGCGGTGACCATCATCGAGGTCGCACTGATCACCACCATCATGCTCGGTGACAAGCCGGCGCCGGAGCTTGCGCGCGACACCGTCTTCGCGGTCGTCATGATCGTCTGCAATGGTCTCGTTGGCCTCTGCATTTTCATTGGCGGAGTTCGCTACCGCGAGCAGGGTTTTCAGCTGTCTGGCGCCAACGTCTATCTCAGCGTGCTGATTGCACTCGCGACGCTGACGCTGATCATGCCCAATTACACGCTGACTACGCCGGGGCCGATCTACTCGGCACTTCAGCTCGGCTTCGTGGACCTCGTGACCATCGTGCTCTATGGCGTGTTCCTCTACACCCAGACCGTCCTGCACAAGGACTATTTCGTTCATGAGCGGGCGGAAGGCGAAAGCGGAGAGGCCCATCTGTCGGGCAAGATGCTGGCGCTGAGCGTCGCGCTGCTGCTGATCTCGCTTCTGGCCGTCGTGCTGCTTGCCAAAAAATTCTCGCTGGTGGTGGACGCCGTCGCCGACAGGATCGGCGCCCCGCCGGCGTTTGCGGGTCTCCTGGTCGCGCTCCTGATCCTGATGCCGGAGGGGGTGTCCGCGATCGCGGCGGCGCGCAAGAACGACCTCCAGAAGAGCATCAATCTGGCGCTCGGGTCCTCGCTGGCCACCATCGGCCTGACCATCCCGGCGGTCGGGCTCGCCACCTATGTGATCGACCAGCCCCTGGTGCTGGGGCTCAATCCCCAGAACACGGCGCTGCTGTTCCTAACATTCTTGTTGAGCATGCTGACCTTCGGCACCGGCAGGACCAATGTCCTGTTCGGCCTGGTCCATATGGTGGTATTTGCCGTCTACGCGTTCATGGTGTTCGTACCCTGA
- the aqpZ gene encoding aquaporin Z, giving the protein MDMKKYAAEAIGTFWLTFAGCGSAVIAAGFPQVGIGLVGVSLAFGLSVVTMAYAIGHISGCHLNPAVTVGLAAGGRFPAGQILPYVIAQVCGAIVAAELLYVIASGAPGFDVTKGFASNGYDAHSPGQYSMIACFVTEVVMTMMFLFVIMGATHGRAPAGFAPLAIGLALVMIHLVSIPVTNTSVNPARSTGPALFVGGWALSQLWMFWVAPLIGGALGGVVYRWLSEEPSGVVAGVKTA; this is encoded by the coding sequence ATGGACATGAAGAAATACGCGGCCGAGGCCATCGGCACATTCTGGCTCACATTTGCAGGCTGCGGCAGCGCGGTGATCGCAGCCGGGTTTCCGCAGGTCGGCATCGGCCTGGTCGGCGTGTCCCTCGCCTTCGGCTTGAGCGTCGTCACCATGGCCTATGCGATCGGCCATATCTCGGGCTGCCATCTCAACCCGGCCGTCACGGTCGGCCTCGCCGCCGGTGGACGGTTTCCGGCAGGCCAGATCCTGCCTTACGTGATCGCGCAGGTCTGCGGTGCGATCGTCGCGGCCGAGCTGCTCTATGTGATTGCCAGCGGCGCGCCCGGCTTCGACGTCACCAAGGGCTTTGCCTCCAACGGCTATGATGCGCATTCGCCCGGCCAGTACAGCATGATCGCGTGCTTCGTCACCGAGGTGGTGATGACCATGATGTTCCTGTTCGTCATCATGGGCGCGACCCACGGCCGCGCGCCGGCAGGCTTCGCGCCGCTCGCGATCGGGCTTGCGCTTGTGATGATCCATCTCGTCAGCATCCCCGTCACCAACACCTCGGTGAATCCGGCGCGCAGCACCGGACCCGCACTGTTCGTCGGCGGTTGGGCGCTGTCGCAGCTCTGGATGTTCTGGGTCGCACCGCTGATCGGTGGCGCGCTGGGCGGAGTGGTCTATCGCTGGCTCAGCGAGGAGCCCTCGGGCGTCGTCGCGGGCGTGAAGACGGCTTGA
- a CDS encoding 5-(carboxyamino)imidazole ribonucleotide synthase, with translation MTDAKQVKLKPGDTIGILGGGQLGRMLAMAAARLGLRCQVFSPDPDSPAFDVVLNATCAEYADVEALELFAHDVDVITYEFENVPSAAAMVLDARRPVVPNRKILETTQDRLAEKDFVTRLGIGTAAYADVSSVASLREAIAKIGLPAVLKTRRFGYDGKGQAIIREGDDISKVWTSLATKSAILEAFIPYEREISVIAARSASGQVECFDVTENEHRDHILKISRAPAPIPDALAEEARSIAGKIATALDYVGVLAVEMFVLANGGGSKVLVNEIAPRVHNSGHWTLDGASVSQFEQHIRAIAGWPLGKPVRHGEVVTMTNLIGDEINDYESWLSVPGATVHIYGKGAPRPGRKMGHVTEVRPSKAK, from the coding sequence GTGACTGACGCAAAGCAGGTGAAGCTGAAGCCCGGCGACACCATCGGCATCCTCGGCGGCGGACAACTCGGACGGATGCTGGCCATGGCCGCGGCACGGCTCGGCCTGCGCTGCCAGGTGTTCTCGCCCGATCCGGATTCGCCGGCTTTCGACGTCGTGCTGAATGCGACCTGCGCCGAATATGCCGACGTCGAGGCGCTCGAGCTGTTCGCCCACGACGTCGACGTCATCACCTACGAATTCGAGAACGTGCCGTCCGCAGCCGCCATGGTGCTGGACGCGCGCCGCCCGGTGGTGCCCAACCGCAAGATCCTGGAGACCACCCAGGACCGGCTCGCCGAGAAGGATTTCGTGACGCGGCTCGGCATCGGCACCGCCGCCTATGCCGACGTCTCCTCGGTCGCATCGCTGCGCGAGGCGATCGCGAAGATCGGCCTTCCCGCGGTGCTGAAGACCCGCCGCTTCGGCTATGACGGCAAGGGCCAGGCCATCATCCGCGAGGGCGACGACATCTCGAAAGTGTGGACCAGCCTTGCCACCAAGTCGGCGATCCTGGAGGCCTTCATCCCGTACGAGCGCGAGATCTCCGTGATCGCCGCGCGCTCGGCATCCGGGCAGGTCGAATGCTTCGACGTTACCGAGAACGAGCATCGCGATCACATTCTGAAAATTTCCCGCGCACCCGCGCCGATCCCGGATGCGCTCGCCGAGGAGGCGCGCAGCATCGCCGGCAAGATCGCGACCGCACTCGACTATGTCGGCGTGCTCGCGGTTGAGATGTTCGTGCTCGCCAATGGCGGCGGGTCGAAAGTGCTGGTCAACGAGATCGCCCCGCGCGTGCACAATTCCGGACACTGGACGCTCGACGGCGCATCCGTTTCCCAGTTCGAGCAGCACATCCGCGCCATCGCCGGCTGGCCGCTCGGCAAGCCGGTGCGTCACGGTGAGGTCGTCACCATGACCAACCTGATCGGCGACGAGATCAATGATTATGAATCATGGCTGAGCGTGCCCGGCGCGACCGTGCACATCTACGGCAAGGGCGCCCCGCGCCCCGGCCGCAAGATGGGCCACGTCACCGAAGTCAGGCCCTCAAAAGCAAAGTGA
- the rpsU gene encoding 30S ribosomal protein S21, with amino-acid sequence MQVLVRDNNVDQALKALKKKMQREGIFREMKLRGHYEKPSEKKAREKAEAVRRARKLARKKLQREGLLPMKPKPVFGAGPGGDRGGRSGPGAGPRGPR; translated from the coding sequence GTGCAGGTTCTCGTTCGCGATAACAATGTCGACCAAGCCCTCAAGGCGCTGAAGAAGAAGATGCAGCGCGAGGGCATTTTCCGCGAGATGAAGCTCCGCGGTCACTACGAGAAGCCCTCCGAGAAGAAGGCCCGCGAGAAGGCCGAAGCCGTGCGCCGTGCGCGCAAGCTGGCCCGCAAGAAGCTGCAGCGTGAAGGCCTGCTGCCGATGAAGCCGAAGCCGGTGTTCGGTGCTGGCCCCGGCGGTGATCGTGGCGGCCGTAGCGGCCCCGGTGCAGGTCCGCGCGGACCGCGCTGA
- a CDS encoding cupin domain-containing protein, producing MLAARSEVQVDNDEVRVTEWRLAPGSATGHHTHGMDYVIVPVVAGEMTIVAPGGERSKAQLAAGKSYFRKAGVQHDVLNETSTEIVFLEIELKP from the coding sequence ATGCTTGCCGCCAGGTCCGAAGTTCAGGTCGACAACGACGAGGTTCGGGTCACCGAATGGCGGCTTGCTCCCGGCAGCGCGACCGGGCATCACACCCACGGAATGGACTACGTGATCGTTCCCGTCGTCGCCGGCGAAATGACCATCGTGGCGCCCGGCGGCGAGCGCTCCAAGGCGCAGCTTGCGGCCGGAAAATCCTACTTCCGCAAGGCCGGGGTCCAACATGATGTACTTAACGAAACCTCAACCGAGATCGTGTTCCTTGAGATTGAGCTGAAGCCGTAA
- a CDS encoding tetratricopeptide repeat protein, with translation MASPFPEPGLARRRQIWRQPLTLALMGIALCGCSFDIGSLGPEKDKPQEAAPQAAAAPDSAVSAANVTEAQTHTTKAQALVKSGATQAALDEFNRAVALDPYNAQALYGRALLYQGNNQHDFAIADFGAASGLNPQKAEPLLGRAVSYLAIGKVKEAAADLDEASDADPHNAQIWTTRGQAYERLGDKTKAAASYNKAVALRPRDDAARSGLARVGG, from the coding sequence ATGGCCTCCCCTTTCCCCGAGCCCGGCTTGGCGCGGCGACGCCAGATCTGGCGCCAGCCGCTCACGCTGGCCTTGATGGGGATCGCACTGTGCGGCTGCTCCTTCGATATTGGCTCGCTGGGTCCGGAGAAGGATAAGCCGCAGGAAGCAGCACCCCAGGCGGCAGCCGCGCCGGATAGCGCCGTCAGCGCTGCCAACGTCACCGAGGCCCAGACCCACACGACAAAGGCCCAGGCGCTGGTCAAATCGGGCGCGACGCAGGCCGCGCTGGATGAGTTCAATCGCGCCGTCGCGCTCGATCCCTACAACGCGCAAGCGCTCTACGGCCGCGCCCTGCTCTATCAGGGCAACAATCAGCACGACTTCGCAATCGCCGATTTCGGTGCCGCCAGCGGGCTCAATCCGCAGAAAGCCGAGCCGCTGCTTGGCCGTGCCGTCAGCTATCTCGCCATCGGCAAGGTCAAGGAGGCGGCCGCCGATCTCGACGAGGCTTCTGACGCCGATCCGCACAACGCCCAGATCTGGACGACACGGGGACAGGCCTATGAGCGGCTGGGCGACAAGACCAAGGCGGCGGCGTCCTACAACAAGGCCGTCGCGTTGCGCCCACGCGATGATGCCGCCCGCAGCGGCCTGGCCCGCGTCGGCGGCTAG